The Raphanus sativus cultivar WK10039 unplaced genomic scaffold, ASM80110v3 Scaffold3712, whole genome shotgun sequence genome includes the window TGATGTTTGTGAACTTTCTGTTGTAAATAGAAACTGAATTTAGTGGACTAACGGAAGATAAATTTGGTTAGGGCGATGAATCCAACAATgtagaacaaaatatgaaacctATGTTAACTGATTATTAATTTGATATCTGAATCCAATTGAGGTCAACTAGTTCATTTAAAATTCACCTAATTTTAGAATTTACAAAGTGTCAAAAAGATAAATGTACGAcgatatttatatttatctgatTCAGATTTCAGTGTAATATAAGATTCGTTCTTTCTAGATATTACAAAACAGAACTATTCGTTAGTGATTCGTTCTATTTAGATATAACTAAATAAGCTGATGAAATATGTTTGTACTATCAAATACTCAatcctttttattaatttacatttCTAGAAAACAAACTGTTCTAAAAATTTGCTATATGTGTAATGTGGTAATTCATTATTTTGATGAAAATGGAATAATTTAACTTTTGCGTTTGTATTTAACAAAGAAACATTTTCCTTTTTAACTACTTTATGAAACTGCTCTATATAGTCTATATTTCGTATGGCGACCAACTTAAAGGCTAAAACATATATGTTTGTACTATAAATTAGGGCTGTTCAATATGGCAAAACCGAACcgtaccgaaccgaaccaaaccgaaatagacaatgtggtttggatttggtatataccatacaaaccgaatggatgtaattttctaaaaaccataggatttggatatggtttggtatataaccgataaaccgaataaaccgaataaaaccgatcaaaaatagaaacatgtaaatatgtgtatattttataacgacatatgaaaatcataagttaatttgtttgctaataactattaccatattttttacagtaataaagaagtcatgatttgtaaaacatttgaagtataattaaataacaattcatCGTAACCGATGCTTCTTATTTTTAGTcttctttttgatatttttgctttattttagcatttgactaaattgaaataaagattataaatttgatggacaataATTAGTAGAAattcttcacaatttttttagtCTATAAATGAACAGAGATTCGTGTTCAATCGAAGAAACATGAATTTGATGAACGCTAAATATGGAAGAGTagaaaaactttttttagtgcttcgtgcttctgttttgtttttagttttttacttttattcaaaattttgagctttgattttaattctaaatttgattattttattagatggtataagcgttttttattttttgttcttttattttaaaatatgatattttttaataaatgactgtgttgacaacatgactctaaaattcatataatatgatcacaaaataaagaattatgtttttggtataaaaccgaataaaccgaaaaccgacagtatataaaccgaaccgaaccgaagtaaatatggatttagaatggtacttgtattttactaaccgaaaaccgaaaaaaccgaaccgaaaccgaaccgatatccggattgaacacccctactataaataaaactattaacaGGCGTAtgtcgacaaaaaaatattaacaggCGTCATTCCtgagatatatataaaatatcatcaaatctAATATAGATACATTGTTGAACAAAATGCAATGGGGGTGTTGATTTTGGGAAGAAAACACGTGTATTTAGAAAAGCTGAAAGTATTCAACTGGTTGAAAACTTTTATGTTGGGCTACTTTTGATATGTACCAAACTTTAATTGGTAAAATAATTTTGAGAGCTTGTATATACACTCATGTTGTATTTAAACCGAGATACATGTCTGATTTTCAGTTGTaaaccagatttttttttgtttctaaaccCCACCCAATAATTTGAACTTATTTATTTcacaataaaacttttttttgaaatattataccaaaaatcatgttttatgatatataaatagaGAAAGTTTCATTTCATTTGTGAATAGAAAATAAAAGGTCATTTTCACTATAAtaaactattttggtgttttaatttttagaaaatggaTTCTGATAAATATTTAGAACATAAATTCTGCtcattttatttgtaatttactCAAATCTcaaaaattatcaattttaaaactaaattttcaacCTACCCCAAAATATACCAAATTATGGTCTTTCACCAATTTTTTCATGTTTCATTTGTTCCAAACTATCTTCTGTATTATTAATCGATGCTGACTTATTTTTTCAAACACTTCATTCTCTTTTACTTGAAATTTTTCTGAATACATTAGCAACTGAAGTTCCTGAATTCTCTACACAAAAACTCTGGGTGGCATGAGCGATGTTAATGAActgatttgtttttaaaatattaattttaatatttaaaaatatataaacatctaattttaaataaaacttactAAACTTTATGTCATTTTAGGTACTTAAGTTaattataatctaaaaatattaattaataattattatattgtaaaagataaaaatatgaattagAAATGGTAGTTTAAAatgttgaattttattaaagaaactattgtaaagattaaaaataaagtgGGTTTTGAATGAGTaagtgaaagaaaaagaagatgatgtgGACAGTCTAATTGATTAGTAACCTTGTATCTGAATCCAATTGAGGTCAACTATTTCGTTTTAAACTCACCTAATTTTAAGAATTTACAAAGGGTCAAAAAGATAAATGTACAACGACATTTACATCTCCATGACTTAAATTTCAGTGTATTATAAGATTCGTTTTTTCTAAATAttgcaaaacaaaaatattcacGATGATTCATTCTTCTAGGTGTAGCTAAACAAGCTGATGAAAGATGTTTGTACTGTCAAATATTTAATCTAGTTCATAAATTTACAtgttttagaaaacaaattgaTCTAAGagatgttttaaaatttttctatGTGTGTAATGCGTTAATGcattattttgatgaaattgaaTAGTTTAACTTTGCTTTTgtatttaactaacaaatattttCCTTGTTAATCACTCTATGCAACTACTCTATATAGTCTATAGTTCTGTACGACGACCAACTTAAAACTAAAAACGTCTATCTATACTATAAGAATattaagagcatcattaacgcAAACGCTTAATGAGTTGTTTAGTGATttttggaattaaaaaaaaaagaaaaatgcatTATTTACTGAGAATGCGCTGCTTAATTAAGCAACAGAAGCAACATAATTTATTGGACACGTGTTGTGTTCTCATCACTCGGCGGTGAAACCGTCTTCGTCTTTCCTCGTCTCTCTCTCCTCGACGACTCTGCGATGAAGCTCTCGGCGTCTGTTGTTGTCGATCCTCCATCTCTTTCCTCGACATCTCCATGATCAATCGACAATGATCTCtcctttgtctctctctctatttctccTCGACGCAATGAATCTCTCTGTGTGGatcctccatctctctctcgaCGCTTCACCGCGATGAGAGAAAGAGATTGCGAATCCGATCTCGTCACGGCGGAGACtcgcggtggtggtggttgctGTCCGCTGATGGATCTGATGCGCTCGGAGCCGATGCAGCTCGTTCAGGTCATTGTTCCTATGGAATCTGCTCATCTTACCGTCTCTTATCTCGGCAATCTCGGCCTCGTCAAGTTCAAAGACGTACGcttactttctctctctctttttgatCATCTCTTTACAACTGTATGTATACGCTTGTCTGTTTGTCTTAAGATGTTCGTTGAGCTTTGATCTTCCGAAGATTACGATCCGACTGTGGATTCATCTTTGTTTTTGATGTTAATCACAGCTGAATTCTGAGAATAGCCCATTTCAACGGACTTATGCTGCTCAGGTAACTTTATATAAGTGTAATGTATTGTGGAAGAAAGTGTGTGTGGATATCTTTTGCTCCCATTTGTTGATATTATGTTATATGAAGATCAATGTGGAGAGCTGGAAGCTGAACTTGTCGAAATCAATGCTAATAATGACAAGCTGCAGCGCTCTTACAATGAACTTGTTGAGTACAAGCTCGTTCTTCAAAAGGTATAATATCATGGGGTGTTTGTAAATGATTACACTGAGTCCGGATTTGGTTTGTAACTAATTACACCAGCTTTTTGgttctgtatatatatttatttacctGAGAAGAAAAGTAGATACTACGGCTACCGCACTATAGATGATCTTTGGTTTTAGTGAATGTAAAGGGATTTCTATAGTGGGAAATGTATATTTACAATGTTGTTGTGGTTAAGGCGTTGGATGTGAATGTTTTTCTAGGCTGGTGAATTTTTTGCGTCAGCCCATAGAAGTGCTACTGCTCAACAGAGTGAGATAGAATCACAGCAAATGGGTGAAGACGTCCTGGAGACTCCTTTGTTGCAGGAAGTACGAAAGCTATGACTGTTCTACTTCTTTAACATGAACATGTACTCAGTCgcaatcatatattttttattttttttaagcaCCCCAAAATAAACAACTACCATTGGAAGATATTTAATTAGAGGTTGCTTAAGATATTGTTTAACActtatttattgttaaaaattGATTAAGCATCCCCATTAGAGTTGttgggttaatgatgctctaacaTGCATCAttcctaatatatatatgaaaaatatcaaCAAATCTATTCAGATAGACTGTTGAACAAAGTGAAACTGTGATGTTAATTTTGGGAAGAAAACACAAGGATTCACATGACAAGACACAAAAGCATATCCATATAGCAATTTCACTTTAAATTTCTGAAAATACCCCTATTGCAACTTTTtcatttctctttcttcttcttctcttacgattcttttcttcttcttcttcattgtaTCAGATTCTTCTTTTCTTTGCAGATTAGTTCACATAATTCTTTAACGTCAATTCAATCACGTACAAATAGGATTCTCAACAATTTTTTCTCCATCATTCATC containing:
- the LOC108833423 gene encoding V-type proton ATPase subunit a3-like isoform X2, which codes for MRERDCESDLVTAETRGGGGCCPLMDLMRSEPMQLVQVIVPMESAHLTVSYLGNLGLVKFKDLNSENSPFQRTYAAQINVESWKLNLSKSMLIMTSCSALTMNLLSTSSFFKRLVNFLRQPIEVLLLNRVR
- the LOC108833423 gene encoding uncharacterized protein LOC108833423 isoform X1 translates to MRERDCESDLVTAETRGGGGCCPLMDLMRSEPMQLVQVIVPMESAHLTVSYLGNLGLVKFKDLNSENSPFQRTYAAQVTLYKCNVLWKKVCVDIFCSHLLILCYMKINVESWKLNLSKSMLIMTSCSALTMNLLSTSSFFKRLVNFLRQPIEVLLLNRVR